GCGCAGCGAGGCGATGCGGCCGTCATGGCCATAGGGGCTGAGAAAGCGCGCACCACGGAGACTCGGGATACGAACGGGATCGAACCAGATTGTCGGCCTTCGGATTGAACAGCGGCCCGGTGGTGTCGAAGGTGCCAGGATGGCCGGACATCTTTGGCATGTAGAATTTCGGGTTGGCCGCACCGTTCACATGGCAGGTCCCGCAACTCATGCCGGCCTGCCGCGCCACCCCGCCCAAGACGCTCGGCGAGTTGAAGGCAAGATCGCCGAGATTGACCAGATAGGATTTATGGCCGCGATGGAGCTCGCTGTGAAATGCTTCACGTGGCTTGATCAGCGCATCCTCGTTGAGCTCGGTGGTGACTGGCAGCAATGTCTGCCGCCCATCGAGCGGAAATGCCGCGAGCCGATCGGCTGCAAGCACGACACAACCGAGCAAGGCGAGTGCCCAAGCGCCTTTCTTTGCCATTTCGGGAAACTCTCCAGCGACGCGAGACGCGCTTGTCACACGTTCGCAAATATTGTCGACTTCCTTTGCCGATTTGTGACGGGACCGATCGCGCGGCGGTCGTGTCAGGGCCGCGGCTTGTCCTTCTGGTCGGCAACCCAGACATCACTCTGCTTGATATGTTCGATCAGCGCTTCCGGGCTGAACTTCCGAACACCCGGCGGCAGCTCAAAGGATGCGGCGGACCGCGGTTCATCCTTGATATTCTCAAGCGAAACGACCGTCCCGTCCTCACTCTTGATCCGTAGCGGAAGCCTCCGCTCGCGGTCGATCCAACCGAAGAACGCCGGCCCGGCTGCGGAGGCGGCGCGAAACACGGTTGTGTCGCGGCCCTGGACCATCTCCTCTCCTGTCCGCTCGCAGCGCCAATCGCCGCCCTCTCCCAGTCCGGCGAGATGCGCCATCGCCTGCCATTGCCGGCAAGGGTCATCCGGATCGAGGGGTACCAGCAACCGGGTGAGCTGGCTCGACTGCCGGGCATCCATATAGATTCGTGCGGCGGGCCGAACGAAATAGGCCGCCGGCTTTGCCACGTTGACCAGAAAGAAGCCGTCCGCAAACTCCAGCGTCTCCATCCTGAGCTTGCTGCCGAGAACGTGCAGCCGCCCCGCCGGCGACGACTCGGCACCACGCTGCACGACAATATCGGCCGAGAATTGTTGCGGCTGTGCGGCGACCAGGCTGCTCGCAACAGCCGTGCCAAACGCCACGACTCCGGATCGCACCGCTCGATATAGACAGGCCAAGATCACGCCCTTCATCATCTTCATATCAACCGGAGAAAAGCGGCGCCGACCGGACCGCGAGGTCCGATCGGCGCTAGTTGTGGAAATCACGTCAGTTCGTGATCTTGCTGCCGATCACTCGAGGTAGGAGATATCCACCGCCTTGTCGAAGTCGAACGCATCGAACAGGTCAGCGAGCGCCGGGCTGTTGGTCGGCACATACTGGTTACCCTTCGTGTACGTCGGGTTCGGCAGGTTGTCGCGGCTGCGGTTCGTGAGCGGCTTGAGGTTCCAGTTGCGCTCGATGAACTTCAGCAACGACACGTGGTCACCGTAGTTGTGGTAGACCTTGCCGCCCGTTGAATAGGGCGACAGGATCAGGATCGGCATGCGCGCTCCATCGCCGAAGAAGTCGATCGACTGGATGTAGCCGGAATCCCAGTAGCCGCCCGCCTCGTCCCAGGTGATGAACACCGCCGTCTCCGCCTTCAGCTTCGGATTGGCTTCGAGCGCACCGAGGATGTTGGCGACATAGGCCTCGAACAGATCGACCTTCGAGCTCTGCGGATGACCGTCGAGCAGGCCGTCCGGCTTGCCGAACGCCACCGAAGGCAGCTCGTCGTTCTGGATCGCCGTGACCAGATCCGCGGTGTCCTTAATATGCGCCGCCCGGACCGTCGGGTCAGCCATGATCGAGGTCGCGTACTGGAAGGGATTGCAGATCTGGCAGTAGGCAACGCCGAGCGCGTGAGCCGGATCGGCAAGCGCAGCACCGTTCAGGTCCGGGCTGGTCGCATTCTTGGCGACCGCTTCATTCGAGAGCACCACGGCGTCATTATATGCGTCGCCATAGTAGGCCCACGAAATCTTCTTCTCGATCAACGCATCGCCGATGGTTCTGACCGACGATGGCGGCAGGCTGTTGCCACCCGCGAGCGCGCCGTTCGGCAGATAGCCGGGGCTGTTATTGTTGAGCATGTAGTAGTGGTTCGGCTTGCAGTTCGGCTCCGCCGCATAGGGCAGCGCCTTGAGGTAGCTGACAATCGGCTTGACGCCCGGCTGGCTGAAATCGCCGCAATTGCTGAAATTACCGTCGACCGTGTACTTGTTGACAGTGCCCGCGACCGGATTCGGATTCGCAATCAGCTTCGCCGGCGGCGTGGTCGCGTTGCCGTTGCCGTCGCTCCAGAAGCCCGCATCACCAGTCCCGAGCATGAAGTGGTTCGCACCGGTGCCTCCATGGAACGACTGGTGGAAGTTGTCACCCAGGGTGAAGCGGTCCGCCAGCATCTTCAGGATCGGGGCTTGCCCCTGCTCAGCGTTGTAGAAGCCCATCTCATTGCCCTGGCTCTTGTTGCTCGCCGAGTAGGTCGCCATGACGAAGGGGAACAGGTCGTTCAAGCAGCCCGAGCTGTTGCTCTTCGACGCGGTGGCCGCGCTGCAATCCTCCTGCTGCCAGTCCTGGTAGAAGCGGTGGGTCGTGTCACCGGTGTAATCGTCGTCGGTGATATTCGTACCCTGCAGCAGAAACGGTCCGGTGAGGCTGCCGGCGCCGGGAACGCGGGTATCGAGGACTCCCTTCGGCAAACCGGTGGCACCGGTCGTCAGGATGTCGAGGTCGCTCGGATCCATATCCTTCTCGACGCTCGCTTCCGCGACCGTCTTGAACGGAGCTCCCGTATCGCTCTGTGCCTGCGGCGCACCGCTGGTGTTCGGCTGCGGCATCACATTGGTCGGGCTATAGGGCGTCTTCGCGATCGCCGGAGCGCCGACATAGTAGGACGACTGGGCCCCAGCCGAAAACTGCTGCGCCTTGGCGAAGTTTGGGCCGGGCGAACCGTCCTCGTTGACGATACCCTTCGACAACAAGTTCGAGATCGTCTCACCCCTGCCCTTCGGCTTGTACACGCCGAACGTGTGATCGAAGCCGCGGTTCTCACCGATCAGGACAATGACGTGCTTGATCGGCGACGCCGTCTTCACCTTGCTCGCCGGATCATGGTCCCTGTTGGACCCGTTGTGCTCTTCGGTGTTGGCATTTTGGTGATGCGCATGCGAGCGATTGTCCCAATCGCTGCGGCCACCGAAACTCGCTGCGTAAGCTGCCGTGGTCACCACGATCGTCGAAGCAATGCAGAGCGCCGTGGTCGTACGCCAGTGATCTTCGAAGTTGAAAGCCATGTCGACTCCAAACGGTTATTGTTGTTTAGCGCCGCCGGTCATTAGTGCATCAACATGACGCACGCATATCGCTGCGATGAAACGACGCACGAAGAACAAGATGATCCCCACTCTTTTCTCTACGCGTCCATCACACGCAATGAATTCAGTAGACGGAGTGTATTCTTCGACGATGCAACCTCGCGCTCACACGGAAGCGTCTGCAAAGTCGCGGCACGACTGCACAGCTCATTCATCTGAGCTACGGGATCATCGATTCAAGTGCTTCAGGTCGCCGCCGGTCCGCCGGCGCAAATGGAGGGCGGCACGCTTGCCGGACAACACTACCGCGCCACGTGCCTTGATTGAAGGACACGACGAAGGGCCATGTGGTGCTGGTCATGCACAGCCGGATTGAAGAGCGACCATTGTTCGGCGCCAGCCAATAGTGAGGGCACGGCTGCGGCCATGAGATAGCGATAGTTCCGGTAGTCGGCCGCAGCGTCTGCGATTCTCCCGTCGTCGACCGCGATCTGGATCCGCCGTAGCAGCAGGACGACCTCCTTGAGCGCCGCGCGCGCGTTCACGCGCTCCTGATCACCGCCTGAGACGCTCGTGTTCTTGCGGTCGGGATATTGCTCCGTCAACTCACGCAGCTCGCCGCCGATCGTCTCGACGGCCAATCCAACGACCTGCTTGTCGCCGGCGGGAATTGCGGTCCCCAACACCGTCGCGAAGTCGTTGATCTCCTTCAGCGAAGCGCCGGCGCCTTCATGCTCGTAAGGCTGTGTGCCGTCGCCCACGGCGGTGAGATACGCTACCAGATCCTTGCGATCCAGCGCGGTCAGACCGAGTGCGAACAACGTATCAAAATGAGTCACCACCTGCTCGTAAGTATCGAAGCGACCGTCATGAAAATATGGCGCGTTGAAATCGGCGTTGCGTAGCGTCGGCGTCTTGAACAGACCGCCCGATCCCACGTCATGCTGCTTGTGATCGACGAAGGACCCCGAAGCTCATGCTGGGATCATGCGGAAACGGCTTCGAAAACAACGCTTCGCCGCGCCGCTCGGACTCGCTGATCTTCCCGACCAAACGTCCTCCAGGCCCGAGGCTCGGATTGGGCAAGAAATCGATATCCTGGAGATAGGCCACAATGGCGTCGACGATCACCGGCGCCGGCTCGGGACCAGCAAATTCGTTGACAATGACGTTACGCACGAAATCACGCAACGAAGCCGTGCGGCCGTCGGCGCCGTAGGGCGCGAGATAGCGCGCACCGCGCAGGCTCGGGATTTGCACCGGGTCCAGCAAGCCATTGTCCGCCTTCGGATTGAACAGTGGTCCGCTTGTGTCGAAATTGCCCGGGCGCGTCGACATCTTCGGCATAAAGAACCGGGCGTTGCCGGCGCCGTTGACGTGACAGGTGCCGCAACTGATGCTGGCCTGCCGCGCGACGTCACCGAGGATCGACGGCGAGCTGAACGCCAGATTGCCAAGATTGACCAGATTCGACTTGCCGCCAGATATCTCGGAGCGAAACACCTCGCGCGGTCGATCCAGCGCGTCCTCGTTCAGCTCGGTGTTGATAGGCAATGCGGTCTGGTCGCCGTCGACCGGAAAGGCCATAACCCGTTGATGCAGGACGGCAACCAGAAGGCCGACCGCAGCCGCGACGGTGCCCAGACGATGCAACCTCATCGCGATTGAGCCTCCAACGTCGGCCGCTGCAGTCCCAGCTTGAGCGACGCGGCCTGCAGCGAGACCACCAACTCTTCGCTGGTGCGCCGCAGCGCCCGAACATCGACATGCGGCAGATCAGAAGTCGCGACGATGGTCTTGAGCTGTTCGATGCGCTCCGTCACTTGCCTGGCGAGCCGCGCGTCAGCCGTCGTGAGCGCATCAGCAAAGATGGTTCGGTATGCAAAGTCGATGCCGCCGACATTGTTGCGCATGTCGTCGAGCGAGGTCCCGCTAATCCGGGATTCGCCGCCATCCGCCTTGCTCTCGCCCACCTCGTAGGCAAGTCGCACGGTGCCGTCGAGCAAGCCCTGCGGCGTCAATCGCATGGTCGGCAGCTTGCTCTTGAGCTCGCTGAGATGCTCGATCAGTGCATCGGTATCGCGCTCGACACTGATCTCGCCGGAACCGAACAATCTTGCCTCGATAGCGTGGAATCCGCTGTCGGCGTTGGGCCAGGCGTCAATCAGCGTATCGAGCTCGGGTACAAAACCGGCAGTAAAGACCTCCGAACGCTCCCAACCGGCGCGGGCCGCGAGCCAGGCTCTTTTCGCTCCTGCCAGATCCTTCGCGGCGACACGCTCGCGCAGCTCCTTGATGCCCGCCAGCGCCGACCCGATGCCCTCGATCATGTAGGGGCGATAGCGCTCCGCCGCGTCGTCAAGCGGAGTGGCGCTTGCCTGACCGACGCCGTTCGCAATAGCGAACGCAACAAGGCACAGCACCACGCTTTTCTTCATTGATCCCCTCCAGCACGTGGAGTGCAGTCGTTCGCGACGCTGCGTCCAACGATCGCAGCAATATTGTCGGCTTGTTATGCTGTTTTGTGACGGTATCGCCTTGGTTCACGACTTCTCCGCGAATGAAGAAGCATTGCAGCGACGCAAATCCTTGCTTACGCTTCACGGCGAAGCGCGCACGCGCATCGACGACAAAATAATTTCTTCAAGCAAACTTCATACTCTCGCGATGACGCCGGATATCGTTGATCGGCGCGCCAAGTTCCATGTACTTCAGCGAACGATATGACCGCCGATACCGCACCACCTCTGCTTACAGAATTCTTCGCTGCGCTGTGCCTGCTGTGTGGCAGCCTCGCCCTGATCGATTTTCGCCGAGGCATCATTCCAGACGTCCTTAACCTTGCAGTGGGCGGCCTTGGTCTGGCGCGGACCGTTGTTGCCAGCGGCGCCGTGGCCGGCGTTGAGGCCGCCGCGGAGGCGATGATCGTCGGACTTATCTTCTGGCTGTTTCGTCGGCTCTATTTCACCGTGAGGAAAGTTCAGGGACTGGGGCTTGGAGACGTCAAGTTTCTCGCCGCGGCTACGTTATGGGTCGGCCTCACAGGCATTCCCATACTGGTCCTGATTGCTGCGCTCTCGGCGTTGATCGCGGTCGGTGGCGCGCAAATGGCCGGACAAAACCTGACGCGGCGGACCTCGCTGCCGTTCGGTCCTTTCCTTGCGCTCGGCTTGCTGTCAGCCGTGGTCGCCCAGCAATGGCTCGGCTTAATCTAGCGCCTTATTGGCTGTCGCCAGTTGCGACCAAGCCGCTTGCGCCAATCCCCCTCGCCCGGTCGTCCCGCGCCGAGCCAAAACCGTGCGCAATGCCAAGGAAAGAACCCGCCGGCTGGTTCGCCGGCGGGTTCCTCATCTCATCAGTTGGCTGATGTCAGTGATCCCAGCCTCCGCCCTGGCCGCCGTGGCCACCGTCGTGGAAGTCGAAGAGGTCGAACAGGTCGCTGAGCGCCGGGCTGTTCACCGGAACGTAAGGATTGTTCGGCGCGGCAACCGGATTCGGGAAGTTGTCACGGCTGCGCTGCGTGATCGGACGCAAATCCCAGTTCCGCTCGATGAATTTGATGATCGAGACATGATCGGCATATTCATGCGAGATGTGACCCTGCTTCACGAACGGCGAGACCACGATCAACGGGATGCGGGTGCCGTCACCGAAGTAATCCAGCGGCTGCACGTAGCCCGAGTCGAAGTAACCGCCGCCTTCGTCGAAGGTGATGAAGATCGCGGTATCGTCGGCGTAATCCGAGGCCTCAACCTGGTCGACGATCTTCTTCACGAAGCCCTCGAACAGATTGAGCTTGGAGGACGCCGGATGACCGTCGGTATAGCCGCTCGGTTTCACGATCGAAACCGCTGGCAGAGTGTGCTTGGAGATGTCCGAATACAGATTGACCGAATCTTGGATATGGGCGGCAACCTGGTCCGGATGCGACATGATCGACGTGTCGTACTGGAACGGATTGCAGATGTTGCAATATTCGTCGGCGGTGGGTCCGGCTACACCCCAGTTGAGCTGGTACGGATCGTTGACGTAGTTGTTCCACTGGTCGCCGTAGTACTTCCAGGAGATGTTCTTCTCGTTCAGGCTGTCGCCGATGCTCTTTCTCGTCGACGGTGGGATCGTAAACGGCGTGTTGGACGGGTTCGTATCGGTATAGGCGTTCTTGCCATTGGCGAAATATCCGGGATTGTAGTTATTCAACAGATAGTAGTGGCCCGGCTCGCAATTCGCATTGATCCGGATCGATTTCAGATAATCGAGGATCGGCTTGACGCCGGGCTGGCCCGGATCCGAGCAGTTGCTATAGGAGCCACCGCCAGAGACCGGGTTGGTCGAATAAGGCGGCGGGTAACCGCCATTGCCGCCGGCGCCGTAGCCATCCTCGATGTACCAATTGTTGGTGCCCATCGCCGGGTTCGGATTCTCGATTTCATGGACAGTACCGGCGTCGGGGGTGCCGCCGAAAACCTGCGTGCCATCGGGCGGCGCGACCGGATTGCCATAGTTATCGCTGAAATAGATCATGTCGGCGTGGCCGAACATGATGTGGTTAGCACCGGTGCCGCCGTTGACGGACTGGTGGAAATTGTCGCTCATCGCGTACTTCTGCACGAGGCTCGTGAAGTAAGGCACGTCGCCCTTCTGCACATTGTAGAACCCGAGGGCGGTCGCCCCCTCGCCCGTGGTCGTCGCGGTCGGTGAATATTCCGTGGAGAAATTCGCAGGCTGCTGCGCTCCGTTGGAGCCGGCGCCAACGGTCACCTCGACCCAGGCGAACAGATTGCCATTGCAGCCCGACGGATTGTCGCGGCTGGCGGCGGAGGTGTTGCAGTTGAGCTGCTGCCACATCTGATAGAAGCGATGCACCGGGCTTGCCGCATACGCGTCATAGGGCATGGCATCACTGTTGGTGAGCTGGAAGGGGCCGGCCGGCAGCGCATTGACATTGGTGATGCGCTGGTCGGGGGTCTTCGACGTCTGCCCGGTGCCGCCGGTCAGAAGATATTGGTAGTACTCAGACGGCAGGCCGGATTCGGATTGTTGCGCCAGCGCCAGAGACGCCTCGCAGGTCGTGATCGGCGAGCTTCCGCATTGGTTAGGGATGTAGGAGTCCTTGGGACCGCCCACCAGCGGAGCCGGCAATTGATCCTTGGCGAACGTCTGCTTCGGCGGGCTCAGCAGGAACGCATCGTTCAAGCCGGTGTCCGTGGCAGAGAGCTGATGTGCCTTTTCGAAATTGGGTCCGGGGACGGCGTTCTTGTCCTGGTCGAGCTTGACGATACCCTGCGACAGCAGGTTCATCACGCTCTCGCCGGGCCGGTTGGGCACGTAGGTGGCGAACACGTGATCGAAGCTGCGGTTCTCGCCAATGATGACGATCACATGCTTGATCGGCGTCCTCGTCTCGTGGCCACCGTGGTGTCCCCACTCCTCGGCAAGCACTGGGCTCGCGGTGAACTGACCCAGCGCCAGCGCGCTGAGAGTAAGGCGGCACCCCTGCAGCCAACGTGACTTGTGCTTGTCGCGCATCAAAGCTCTCCTCTGTTCTGTGGGTTGGACGGCGTAGTTGAGGTCGCGGTGTTCCTCGGCACGACCTTGATACGTCCCATCATGCCGCCGTCTTCATGCTCGAGGACGTGACAGTGATAGACGAAGGTGCCGACGATACTGGGATCGCGAAAATCCATGCGGAGTCGCACGCTGGGATATTTCAGCATCCGGCCGTTGTAATAGGGAACGTTGACCGTATCGCGCTGGAACGGCTCGTTGACCGCGATCCCGGACCAATCGAGCAACTGGAAGTGAAGCTGATGGATGTGGAAATCATGTAGCTCCATCGATCGGTTCTCGATGATCCAGTCCTCGACATCACCCTGCCTCACCACGATGTCGGGGACGTCAGACTGCGGATCAAACGGCTTTGGCGTGTTCCCGTCGATGGTCAGAAAGAATTGCGTGGGACTGTTGGGATCGTGCGGATTCTCCGGTTGCTCCGAGAAAAACAGTTTCCTGACGCGTACCGGTGCAACGCTGCCAACCCATGGCCGATCGGGCGGCGGCAACGGCTCCGCGCGGGTGGGCAGCGTCGCTTGCGGCTCGTTGGCATCTGTCGTGCTCCTGATCGCCATCAGCGCGCGGTTCGGGTCGTTCTCGCCGGCGGGCCCGGTATCGACGGCACGCGTTACCAATAGTGCGGACGCTCCCGCCGGGGGACCTTCGACGATAAATTCGGCGCGAGAGCCAGGCGGCAAGCCGATATGATTGACCCATTGCACCGCCGGAGATGGGCTGCCCTGGAAGCGCAGCGGGACTCCGTCAATCCCGACGACGCCGATCTGCTGCGGCGAGCGGCCAACCACCAAGGCGAGGTTGAGATATGTGATCGCGGACGCATTCAGCACGCGCCACAGCTGCCGCTCTGCCGGCTTCATCGACAGCGTCGCCGGCGGGTAGTTCGGATATGGCACCGGCACGAAATTGACGGACAGGTCCTTCGATGGCTTGCCGAAGCCGGTGCCGGAGTTGGCGACGTCACCGTCATTATCAAGCTGGCTTTTCGACATCACCGGCTCGGACTTCGACGGCGGCGCGCCGGAATTGACGAGATCCTGGTCGCGGATCACGAGCACGCGCTCGGGCAGTCCGGTGAGCGACGGGTCGACGCGCTCGATGCCTTCGATAATCAAGGCACCAGAGGCGCCGCCGAGCACCTGCGTCTTGCTGAAGCCGTGAAGATGCGGGTGATACCAGTAGAGCCCGGGCGGCGCATCGTCAGGGATGCGCAGGCGATACTCGAACGGCTTGTCGTCGGGCTGGATCGACGTCTTCAGCACATCATCCTGGTGGCACACCGGCGGCACCGTCAGTCCGTGGAAGTGCAGATTGGTGGACACCGGCGTCATTGCGCCGCTCTTGCAGGGATCCGCCTCCTTCTTAGCCGTGCAAATCGGCGCACCGGCGAGTGCCCGATCAATCGCGGGCGTCGCGGTACCAAGGTCAACAAGGTCGTTCTTGAAATGGATGACCAGCTGATCGCCCGGCTTCACGCGCAAGGTCGGCGATGGCTTCCCGTCCGACGTCAGGTAGCAGTAGCGACTCGTCCCGTCCGGCCGCCTCTCATCATGGAAACTGAGATCGACCTCGAGGATTCCGTCGCGGCTGCGCAGCTCCACCGGCTCGGCGATCGCGCTTCCGGGCTCGGGTCGTGCGCAAACATCCTCCTGCGTTCGCGGCGCGTCCGGCAGGTCCGCCGCGCTCAGCCAGGCGGTCATGCCACTCGCTGCGAGCCCGATGCCAGCCGCGACGATGACGCAAGAAATGGTCGAGTATCGTCGAAGCACGCCGTCCTGCCCATGCGTTGCAGCCGTGCAAAAGCGCGCTGACGTCACGCATGACGCCAGCAACCCTTGCGACCGCAGTCGCCAACGAGTGCTTTTGTTTGACGCCGCAACGCTACATGCGCGTTGTTGCGGGAATCTGGCAAGATTCTAACAGCCAAATGACAGTAAATTGCGACATATCAGCGCGGAACTTCTTCAGCGAGCTGACAGGACGCGTCTCGCCCGGCAGCAATGACGAGGCGTGATCCGCGCGGCATTCGACGTCTCATCGCCGCCTCAGTTCGGCCTGCGGCGTCGAGCCGTCGGCGCTGACGGGTGTCACCAGCACTGGCACATTCGCGCGTTCGCCGGGTGGCGGCAACGTCAGTATCGCCGTCTGCTGATCCATTTCCATCGTGACCTCGCGGTCCTGGATCGCGCGCAGTTTCCAGCCCTGATAGTTTTCACCGAGCTTCAAGCGCAGCGCCTGCTTTGTCGACTGATCGAGAAAGATGCCAAAGCTCTCGTCGTCGCTCGCTATGGTTCCGACCAGCGACAATGGCGGCGGCCGGATTTCCTTCTTCCGCGGCGGCGGGGGTGGCGGCGCCGCCGCCGGCTCCGAGGCGACCACCGGCGGCGGCCGGCGCGACGGCGAGAAGATCGGACGATCGCGCGTCCCCGACAATCGAGCGAGCGGAATCGCCCATAGCGGGTTGGCGCTCAGCGGCCGCTCCGGCGCCGGCGGCGGTGCGACAACACGAACGGAAGTCACCGGTTCGCTCGATCGCGGCGCGGCCGTTCCCCCCAGCCGCGTCTCCTCGGCGATGCCGGCGTCGAGATCGTCGGTCGTGATTGCGACTGTCGCCGCCGCGGCAGCATGGAACGACAGCCCAAACGCTATGGTTACAATCGTAAGGCTGCGGCTCATTTGGCGCCTCGCCATTGCCCGGACACTCCCAGCAAGACCCGCAACTTGCCGGGCTGTGAGCCGGACGATGTTGTCGGGGTTTGAACCACCAACTGGTCGACAAACAAGAACGGCATCCCCGCCTCGATATCGTAAAGCAGCTCCTGCAGCTGAGGCTGCTCGATCTCGCAGCTCGCGATCATGCTGAGGAACCCTGGCTTGCTCGATGAGCTCTGCACGTCAAGCTGCGTGGACAGTACGTTGCCGCCGAATTTCGTCACTGCGTTCGCCACCCGCTGCAACAGCGTGGCGCCTGCGATCGTGACGGTGGCGCCCTCGAGGTACGGCGACCCTGCCGGCATCGTGCCCTCTCCAGTCGCATTCGGTTTGGCCGCCGCACGGTGCCCCCCGAGCTGCTCCAGCATAGTCGCGGCGGCGGCGACGTCGCCGCGCTGATCGATCAGATCGGATATCGACATCACCACGGTGAAGAGCAGCACGATGATCAGGCCGACATAGGCCACCGCCGCCAAGAGCGGCGAGGAGGTGACCAGCTTTACGGGTGTGGACAGGATATTCACGAGCCGGATCCGAAATAGGCGGTGATATGAGCTTCAATGTGGAAGCGCTCGCCGGGCTCATTTGCCGCGTGCGTGGTGGGTGCAAAGAAGGTGGCCCGGGTGAACTGTGGGGAGGACTGCTCGATCAAGCGGATCAGCGAGGGGGCATCCTGCGTCATCCCGACGATCTGGATCTTGTCTCCCTCGATCCGCAGTTCAGTCACATAGGTGGAATCTGGCAACGCCCGCGAGATCGCCTCGAGCACCATGACGCTCGACGGCGTGCTCT
The DNA window shown above is from Bradyrhizobium sp. ISRA464 and carries:
- a CDS encoding alkaline phosphatase family protein is translated as MAFNFEDHWRTTTALCIASTIVVTTAAYAASFGGRSDWDNRSHAHHQNANTEEHNGSNRDHDPASKVKTASPIKHVIVLIGENRGFDHTFGVYKPKGRGETISNLLSKGIVNEDGSPGPNFAKAQQFSAGAQSSYYVGAPAIAKTPYSPTNVMPQPNTSGAPQAQSDTGAPFKTVAEASVEKDMDPSDLDILTTGATGLPKGVLDTRVPGAGSLTGPFLLQGTNITDDDYTGDTTHRFYQDWQQEDCSAATASKSNSSGCLNDLFPFVMATYSASNKSQGNEMGFYNAEQGQAPILKMLADRFTLGDNFHQSFHGGTGANHFMLGTGDAGFWSDGNGNATTPPAKLIANPNPVAGTVNKYTVDGNFSNCGDFSQPGVKPIVSYLKALPYAAEPNCKPNHYYMLNNNSPGYLPNGALAGGNSLPPSSVRTIGDALIEKKISWAYYGDAYNDAVVLSNEAVAKNATSPDLNGAALADPAHALGVAYCQICNPFQYATSIMADPTVRAAHIKDTADLVTAIQNDELPSVAFGKPDGLLDGHPQSSKVDLFEAYVANILGALEANPKLKAETAVFITWDEAGGYWDSGYIQSIDFFGDGARMPILILSPYSTGGKVYHNYGDHVSLLKFIERNWNLKPLTNRSRDNLPNPTYTKGNQYVPTNSPALADLFDAFDFDKAVDISYLE
- a CDS encoding EfeM/EfeO family lipoprotein; the encoded protein is MKKSVVLCLVAFAIANGVGQASATPLDDAAERYRPYMIEGIGSALAGIKELRERVAAKDLAGAKRAWLAARAGWERSEVFTAGFVPELDTLIDAWPNADSGFHAIEARLFGSGEISVERDTDALIEHLSELKSKLPTMRLTPQGLLDGTVRLAYEVGESKADGGESRISGTSLDDMRNNVGGIDFAYRTIFADALTTADARLARQVTERIEQLKTIVATSDLPHVDVRALRRTSEELVVSLQAASLKLGLQRPTLEAQSR
- a CDS encoding A24 family peptidase; its protein translation is MTADTAPPLLTEFFAALCLLCGSLALIDFRRGIIPDVLNLAVGGLGLARTVVASGAVAGVEAAAEAMIVGLIFWLFRRLYFTVRKVQGLGLGDVKFLAAATLWVGLTGIPILVLIAALSALIAVGGAQMAGQNLTRRTSLPFGPFLALGLLSAVVAQQWLGLI
- a CDS encoding alkaline phosphatase family protein, whose product is MRDKHKSRWLQGCRLTLSALALGQFTASPVLAEEWGHHGGHETRTPIKHVIVIIGENRSFDHVFATYVPNRPGESVMNLLSQGIVKLDQDKNAVPGPNFEKAHQLSATDTGLNDAFLLSPPKQTFAKDQLPAPLVGGPKDSYIPNQCGSSPITTCEASLALAQQSESGLPSEYYQYLLTGGTGQTSKTPDQRITNVNALPAGPFQLTNSDAMPYDAYAASPVHRFYQMWQQLNCNTSAASRDNPSGCNGNLFAWVEVTVGAGSNGAQQPANFSTEYSPTATTTGEGATALGFYNVQKGDVPYFTSLVQKYAMSDNFHQSVNGGTGANHIMFGHADMIYFSDNYGNPVAPPDGTQVFGGTPDAGTVHEIENPNPAMGTNNWYIEDGYGAGGNGGYPPPYSTNPVSGGGSYSNCSDPGQPGVKPILDYLKSIRINANCEPGHYYLLNNYNPGYFANGKNAYTDTNPSNTPFTIPPSTRKSIGDSLNEKNISWKYYGDQWNNYVNDPYQLNWGVAGPTADEYCNICNPFQYDTSIMSHPDQVAAHIQDSVNLYSDISKHTLPAVSIVKPSGYTDGHPASSKLNLFEGFVKKIVDQVEASDYADDTAIFITFDEGGGYFDSGYVQPLDYFGDGTRIPLIVVSPFVKQGHISHEYADHVSIIKFIERNWDLRPITQRSRDNFPNPVAAPNNPYVPVNSPALSDLFDLFDFHDGGHGGQGGGWDH
- a CDS encoding multicopper oxidase domain-containing protein; the protein is MTAWLSAADLPDAPRTQEDVCARPEPGSAIAEPVELRSRDGILEVDLSFHDERRPDGTSRYCYLTSDGKPSPTLRVKPGDQLVIHFKNDLVDLGTATPAIDRALAGAPICTAKKEADPCKSGAMTPVSTNLHFHGLTVPPVCHQDDVLKTSIQPDDKPFEYRLRIPDDAPPGLYWYHPHLHGFSKTQVLGGASGALIIEGIERVDPSLTGLPERVLVIRDQDLVNSGAPPSKSEPVMSKSQLDNDGDVANSGTGFGKPSKDLSVNFVPVPYPNYPPATLSMKPAERQLWRVLNASAITYLNLALVVGRSPQQIGVVGIDGVPLRFQGSPSPAVQWVNHIGLPPGSRAEFIVEGPPAGASALLVTRAVDTGPAGENDPNRALMAIRSTTDANEPQATLPTRAEPLPPPDRPWVGSVAPVRVRKLFFSEQPENPHDPNSPTQFFLTIDGNTPKPFDPQSDVPDIVVRQGDVEDWIIENRSMELHDFHIHQLHFQLLDWSGIAVNEPFQRDTVNVPYYNGRMLKYPSVRLRMDFRDPSIVGTFVYHCHVLEHEDGGMMGRIKVVPRNTATSTTPSNPQNRGEL
- the gspM gene encoding type II secretion system protein GspM, with the protein product MNILSTPVKLVTSSPLLAAVAYVGLIIVLLFTVVMSISDLIDQRGDVAAAATMLEQLGGHRAAAKPNATGEGTMPAGSPYLEGATVTIAGATLLQRVANAVTKFGGNVLSTQLDVQSSSSKPGFLSMIASCEIEQPQLQELLYDIEAGMPFLFVDQLVVQTPTTSSGSQPGKLRVLLGVSGQWRGAK